A window from Leuconostoc mesenteroides subsp. mesenteroides encodes these proteins:
- a CDS encoding AI-2E family transporter, translating into MKKPEQQSWYSRWFSGNDLLNGLIVILLVLLIIFLAWQVRFLFEPIRALFTAVGAPIMISGVLYYLLSPIVSLLEKYVHLPRNLSIGVVLIVLLAIIGVAIAAIVMVLRNQVIQFIDNWPNYWKTTETFINETFASEQFKFIRDYLNHTSSDLNQNVLDWSKKYLTSGFAGISSFASLLTSIGVTIVSTPFILYYMLLDGHKFSSFVSSKFPNNSQLSVRYLLTEISKQIAQYIRGQLGVALAVMIMFSIGYTVIGLPYGILLALMAGFFNLIPYVGSIIAQVPVFTVALIAGGPKMLILAIIVLAIEQPIEAHVISPKILGEALSIHPVTVIVVLLSSGHIFGVLGIVLAVPSYAVAKVFVTHIYDWWRANSDLFEVEEVAEK; encoded by the coding sequence ATGAAAAAACCAGAGCAACAGTCATGGTATAGTCGTTGGTTTTCTGGCAACGACTTGTTAAATGGTCTGATTGTCATTTTATTAGTTTTGTTAATCATTTTTTTGGCTTGGCAGGTACGTTTTTTGTTTGAGCCAATTCGTGCACTATTTACGGCTGTTGGTGCACCTATAATGATTAGCGGTGTGCTTTATTATTTGCTGAGTCCAATCGTCAGTCTTTTGGAAAAATATGTGCATTTACCAAGAAACTTATCGATTGGTGTAGTTTTGATTGTACTATTAGCTATTATTGGGGTGGCCATTGCTGCTATTGTCATGGTATTGCGCAATCAAGTCATTCAATTTATCGATAACTGGCCAAATTACTGGAAAACCACCGAAACTTTTATTAATGAAACTTTTGCTAGTGAACAATTTAAGTTTATTAGAGATTATTTGAATCATACAAGTTCTGATCTTAATCAAAACGTATTAGATTGGAGCAAGAAATATTTGACGAGTGGATTTGCGGGTATTAGTTCATTTGCCTCACTTCTTACATCAATTGGTGTGACCATTGTTTCAACGCCGTTTATTCTTTATTATATGCTGTTAGATGGACACAAATTTTCATCATTTGTTTCTAGTAAGTTTCCAAATAACTCACAATTATCAGTGCGTTATTTATTAACAGAAATTAGTAAGCAAATCGCTCAATATATTCGCGGGCAACTTGGTGTTGCACTCGCTGTAATGATTATGTTTTCGATAGGGTATACGGTTATTGGTTTACCGTACGGTATTTTATTAGCACTGATGGCAGGGTTCTTTAACTTAATCCCGTATGTTGGATCAATTATTGCACAAGTACCGGTCTTCACCGTTGCCTTGATTGCTGGTGGTCCAAAGATGCTGATATTAGCTATTATTGTGCTAGCTATTGAACAACCAATCGAAGCACATGTTATTTCACCAAAAATCCTTGGGGAGGCGTTATCAATTCACCCTGTTACTGTTATTGTTGTGTTATTGAGTAGTGGACATATTTTTGGTGTATTAGGTATTGTATTGGCGGTACCATCATACGCTGTAGCAAAGGTATTTGTTACGCATATCTATGATTGGTGGCGTGCCAATTCAGATTTATTTGAAGTAGAGGAAGTAGCTGAAAAATGA
- a CDS encoding amino acid permease — protein MSDSKGDSNLPKRGLQNRHVQLIAIGGTIGTGLFMGAGNSIHFAGPSILLVYLVIGIFMFVVMRAIGELLYADPSQHTFISFITKFLGNRAGFFARWSYWLTVVFMGMAELTAVAKYIQFWLPDLPSWLIQIVMLVLLTSINLIAVALYGETEFWFAMIKIIAILALIVTGIIMALTGFETPVGKVAFSNVWHHFELFPNGVGNFINAFQMVMFAFVGMEFIGMTTAETENPRSVLPKAINQIPWRILFFYLGALFIIMTIYPWQKIPEDQSPFVMVFQLAGVKWAAALINFVVLTSAASALNSVLFSASRNFFALSFQSKAKFLQPFRKTSKTQLPVNAVLVTSLMVAFSALISIIPSITNAFSFVTSASTDLFLMIYVLILFAYMKYRKSDSYMPDGFLVIAPKTLVPLAILFFSFLFVTLFFNPESRLPAIGATIWMVVFGFISMRQPKQALNK, from the coding sequence ATGTCCGATTCAAAAGGCGACAGTAACCTTCCGAAACGAGGTTTACAAAACAGACACGTTCAGTTAATAGCCATTGGTGGAACAATTGGTACTGGTCTATTTATGGGGGCAGGAAATTCAATCCATTTTGCTGGACCGTCTATTTTATTGGTTTACTTGGTTATTGGAATTTTTATGTTTGTTGTAATGCGCGCCATAGGTGAACTATTATATGCTGACCCCAGTCAACATACTTTTATTTCTTTTATTACTAAATTTTTAGGCAATCGTGCTGGATTTTTTGCACGTTGGTCCTATTGGTTGACTGTTGTATTTATGGGGATGGCAGAGTTGACTGCAGTGGCAAAATATATTCAGTTTTGGCTGCCGGATTTACCAAGTTGGTTGATTCAAATCGTCATGCTTGTTTTGCTAACGTCAATCAATTTAATTGCTGTAGCACTTTATGGTGAAACTGAATTTTGGTTTGCCATGATTAAGATCATAGCTATTTTAGCGTTGATTGTGACAGGTATCATCATGGCTTTGACAGGTTTTGAAACACCAGTTGGAAAAGTTGCTTTTAGTAATGTTTGGCATCACTTTGAATTATTTCCTAATGGGGTTGGTAATTTTATTAATGCCTTTCAAATGGTGATGTTTGCATTTGTCGGTATGGAATTTATTGGTATGACAACGGCTGAAACAGAAAATCCTCGTTCGGTTTTGCCAAAAGCAATTAACCAAATTCCTTGGCGTATATTATTTTTCTACCTTGGTGCATTGTTCATTATTATGACGATTTATCCATGGCAAAAAATACCTGAAGATCAAAGTCCTTTCGTGATGGTTTTCCAGTTAGCAGGTGTGAAATGGGCTGCTGCTTTAATTAATTTCGTTGTATTAACGAGTGCTGCTTCGGCATTGAATTCGGTTTTGTTTAGCGCAAGCCGCAATTTCTTTGCTTTATCTTTCCAATCTAAGGCTAAATTCTTACAACCATTTAGAAAAACATCAAAAACACAATTACCAGTTAATGCCGTCTTGGTGACATCATTGATGGTTGCTTTTTCAGCCTTAATCTCGATTATTCCATCAATCACCAATGCATTTAGTTTTGTGACAAGTGCATCGACTGACTTGTTTTTGATGATTTATGTACTTATATTATTTGCCTATATGAAGTATCGTAAGTCAGATAGTTACATGCCTGATGGTTTTCTTGTCATAGCACCCAAGACATTAGTACCATTGGCAATTCTGTTTTTCAGCTTTTTATTTGTTACGCTCTTCTTTAATCCAGAATCTCGTCTACCAGCAATTGGTGCCACCATATGGATGGTTGTTTTTGGATTTATTTCAATGAGGCAACCGAAACAGGCATTGAATAAATAA
- the thrS gene encoding threonine--tRNA ligase → MAEISLTFPDGAIKKFDEGIKPIGVAESISKSLAKKSVSGKINGSYVGMNDVITESGDFQLITTSDNEALDLLRHSASHLLAQALKRIPKFANIHFGVGPFIENGFYYDTDNGAGNQVSIEDFSEIEAMMHKIVKEDLPILSREITRDEALEMFADDPYKIELVNDLPVDEKITIAVQGDHVELDKGGLVPSTGWIKHFKLTSVAGAYWRGNSSNPMMQRVYGTAFWKAADVEAELARREEAKERDHRVIGRDLDLFFTSQEVGSGLPVWLPNGATIRRQVERYITDKELSNGYQHVYTPVLSNLNLYKTSGHWDHYREDMFPPMDMGDGEFLELRPMNCPSHIMVFNHKPRSYRELPMRIAELGMMHRYEKSGALTGLSRVREMTLNDGHTFVEPEKLEEEFKSILTMMMGVYRDFNIKDYRFRLSYRDPKNTEKYFDDDDMWEKSQKQLKTAMDDLGLDYFEAEGEAAFYGPKLDVQTKTALGNEETLSTIQLDFLLPERFDLKYIGRDGLDNHRPVMLHRGIVGTMERFTAYLIEMYKGAFPTWLSPLQVQIIPVNLGAHGNYANAVQQKLQDAGLRANVETKDAKMGYLIREAQTNKIPYTLVLGDSEVDSNTVTVRKYGDTKTVTMSYDEFQYLILSDVSNYSRETESAK, encoded by the coding sequence ATGGCAGAAATCAGTCTTACATTCCCAGATGGCGCTATTAAAAAATTTGATGAAGGAATTAAGCCAATTGGGGTTGCTGAAAGTATTTCAAAGTCATTGGCAAAAAAGTCAGTGTCAGGAAAAATAAATGGTTCGTATGTTGGTATGAACGATGTTATTACTGAAAGTGGCGATTTTCAACTAATCACTACATCTGATAATGAAGCATTAGATCTACTTCGTCATTCAGCATCTCATTTATTAGCACAAGCGTTAAAGCGAATTCCAAAATTTGCTAATATTCATTTTGGCGTTGGTCCTTTTATTGAAAATGGTTTCTATTACGACACAGATAATGGTGCTGGCAATCAAGTATCAATCGAAGATTTCTCTGAAATCGAAGCGATGATGCACAAAATTGTGAAAGAGGATCTACCCATTCTTTCTCGCGAAATCACACGTGATGAAGCATTAGAAATGTTTGCTGATGACCCATATAAAATTGAGTTAGTAAATGATTTACCAGTTGATGAAAAAATTACAATTGCAGTTCAAGGAGATCATGTCGAGCTTGATAAGGGTGGTCTGGTACCATCGACGGGTTGGATTAAGCATTTCAAGCTTACTTCAGTGGCTGGCGCATACTGGCGTGGAAATTCAAGTAATCCAATGATGCAACGAGTATATGGAACAGCCTTTTGGAAAGCAGCTGACGTTGAAGCCGAACTTGCTCGTCGTGAAGAAGCTAAGGAACGTGATCACCGTGTTATTGGACGTGACCTTGATTTATTCTTTACTAGCCAAGAAGTCGGCTCAGGCTTACCAGTTTGGTTGCCAAATGGCGCAACAATTCGCCGCCAAGTTGAAAGATATATAACAGATAAAGAACTATCAAATGGTTACCAGCACGTTTACACACCAGTATTGTCTAATTTGAACTTATATAAGACATCTGGTCACTGGGATCATTACCGTGAAGATATGTTCCCACCGATGGATATGGGGGATGGCGAATTTTTGGAATTACGTCCAATGAATTGTCCATCACATATCATGGTCTTTAACCATAAGCCACGTTCATATCGTGAATTACCAATGCGTATTGCTGAATTGGGAATGATGCATCGTTATGAAAAATCGGGTGCTTTGACAGGATTATCTCGTGTTCGTGAGATGACATTAAACGATGGGCATACATTCGTTGAACCAGAAAAGTTAGAAGAAGAATTTAAGTCTATTCTAACAATGATGATGGGCGTCTATCGTGACTTTAATATTAAAGATTATCGTTTCCGTTTGTCTTATCGTGATCCCAAAAACACAGAAAAGTACTTTGATGACGATGATATGTGGGAAAAGTCACAAAAGCAATTGAAAACAGCAATGGATGATCTTGGTCTTGATTATTTCGAGGCCGAAGGTGAAGCTGCCTTCTATGGTCCTAAATTAGACGTTCAAACAAAGACGGCTTTAGGGAATGAAGAAACATTGTCAACTATTCAATTAGATTTCTTATTGCCAGAACGATTTGATTTGAAATATATCGGGCGTGATGGTCTGGATAATCATCGCCCAGTGATGTTACATCGTGGAATTGTCGGTACGATGGAACGTTTCACAGCTTACTTGATTGAAATGTACAAGGGTGCTTTCCCAACGTGGTTGTCACCTTTACAAGTACAAATCATTCCTGTTAATTTAGGTGCTCATGGTAATTATGCAAATGCTGTACAACAGAAGCTACAAGATGCTGGATTGCGTGCCAATGTTGAAACGAAAGATGCAAAAATGGGCTACCTTATTCGTGAAGCGCAAACGAACAAAATTCCGTATACGTTGGTGCTAGGTGATTCAGAGGTAGATAGTAATACGGTTACGGTTCGTAAGTATGGTGATACAAAGACAGTTACTATGTCATACGATGAATTCCAATATTTGATTTTATCTGATGTTTCTAATTACTCACGTGAAACCGAATCAGCAAAATAG
- a CDS encoding tRNA (uridine(34)/cytosine(34)/5-carboxymethylaminomethyluridine(34)-2'-O)-methyltransferase TrmL, translating into MTNHIVLFEPLMPANTGNIARTTAGTDAVLHLIEPLGFELDDKHVKRAGLDYWDHVQLVKHPSLPDFLDSLTETDNLYLVSKFANQDYTQPNYAQNDTDNYFLFGKETTGLPEVFMRQNPEKAIRIPQDDSHVRSLNLSNTVAIVLYEALRQQSFSNLETTHTYEQDKLK; encoded by the coding sequence ATGACGAATCATATTGTTTTATTTGAACCTTTAATGCCTGCTAATACGGGAAATATTGCTCGTACGACTGCTGGGACCGATGCAGTTTTACATTTAATTGAACCGCTAGGTTTTGAACTTGATGACAAACACGTTAAACGTGCTGGATTAGATTATTGGGATCATGTACAGCTAGTGAAACATCCAAGCTTACCTGATTTTCTAGATAGTTTAACAGAAACAGATAACTTATATTTAGTGTCTAAATTTGCTAATCAAGACTATACACAACCCAATTACGCACAAAATGATACTGATAATTATTTCTTATTTGGAAAAGAAACTACAGGATTACCGGAAGTATTTATGCGTCAAAATCCTGAAAAGGCTATTCGTATCCCACAAGATGATTCACACGTTCGTTCGCTGAATTTATCGAATACAGTTGCAATTGTACTTTATGAAGCATTACGCCAACAATCTTTCTCAAATTTAGAAACAACTCACACATATGAGCAAGATAAATTGAAATAA
- a CDS encoding ABC transporter permease subunit (The N-terminal region of this protein, as described by TIGR01726, is a three transmembrane segment that identifies a subfamily of ABC transporter permease subunits, which specificities that include histidine, arginine, glutamine, glutamate, L-cystine (sic), the opines (in Agrobacterium) octopine and nopaline, etc.), with product MNSIIKKISIVIMTITMLLPLLAVLPTHADAATTDPALAKIKKKGTLVIGLSADYAPFEFHATVDGRDQIVGFDVEMAKKIAKDLGVKPVIKEMGFDGLIGALQTGKIDVIVSGINSTPEREKVVDFSNPYMKPLQTVMVLKKDASKYSGNLNSFSGKKIGAQKQTTQETYAQEHMSGSTVVSLQKVPDLVAQLSTGKIAGIVLNEPISKAYTQQNKAFKIIYPKPSSGEGAVSIAMPKDSPVLKSKINKSLDNIIKSGELENYQKKANKLMFADQSFWAKYGNLFVKGTLLTLALAAVAVVLGIVLGTVFALFKLSPNAILRIIGNVYVEYVRGTPLLVQAFMVFFGTQVIGLNLSAFAAGALAMGLNSAAYVAEIIRSGINSVDFGQTEASRSLGLSKSKTMRFVILPQAVKNILPALGNEFVTIIKEGSVVSVIGVGELMFQTGVVQGASFKPFFPLVIASLIYFVLTFGISRSLGYAEKRMNRSSR from the coding sequence ATGAATAGTATAATAAAAAAAATATCAATCGTGATAATGACGATTACAATGTTACTGCCATTGTTAGCAGTTTTACCAACTCACGCTGATGCTGCGACTACAGATCCAGCCCTGGCTAAAATAAAGAAAAAAGGGACATTAGTAATTGGTCTGTCAGCAGATTATGCACCATTTGAATTCCACGCTACGGTCGACGGACGTGATCAAATTGTTGGTTTTGATGTTGAGATGGCTAAAAAAATCGCTAAGGATCTTGGTGTTAAACCTGTTATTAAAGAAATGGGATTTGATGGTTTAATCGGTGCTTTGCAAACGGGTAAAATTGATGTCATTGTTTCAGGTATCAACTCTACGCCAGAACGAGAAAAAGTGGTCGATTTCTCAAATCCATATATGAAGCCTTTACAGACTGTAATGGTTTTGAAGAAAGATGCTTCTAAATATAGTGGCAATCTGAATTCTTTTTCTGGTAAGAAAATTGGTGCACAAAAACAAACGACTCAAGAAACTTATGCTCAAGAACATATGAGTGGATCAACAGTAGTCAGTCTGCAAAAAGTTCCTGATTTGGTTGCACAATTATCTACTGGCAAAATAGCTGGAATTGTTCTGAATGAACCAATATCTAAAGCCTATACACAACAAAATAAAGCCTTTAAAATTATTTATCCAAAGCCTTCTTCTGGAGAAGGGGCAGTTTCAATCGCAATGCCTAAAGACTCTCCAGTTTTGAAATCCAAAATCAACAAGTCACTTGACAATATCATTAAGTCAGGTGAATTAGAAAATTATCAAAAGAAAGCTAATAAATTAATGTTTGCGGATCAAAGTTTCTGGGCTAAATACGGTAATTTGTTTGTTAAGGGAACATTGTTGACACTGGCCTTAGCTGCAGTAGCAGTAGTTTTGGGTATCGTTCTTGGAACAGTCTTTGCATTATTCAAGTTATCTCCCAACGCCATTTTAAGAATTATTGGTAATGTTTATGTTGAGTATGTTCGTGGTACACCGTTGCTAGTACAAGCGTTTATGGTATTTTTCGGTACGCAAGTCATTGGTTTGAATTTATCAGCTTTTGCTGCTGGTGCTCTGGCAATGGGACTTAATTCAGCTGCTTATGTTGCTGAAATTATTCGTTCAGGAATCAATTCTGTTGACTTTGGGCAAACTGAGGCATCGCGCTCACTTGGATTGTCAAAAAGTAAGACAATGCGATTTGTCATACTACCACAAGCGGTGAAAAATATTTTACCTGCTCTAGGAAATGAATTCGTGACAATTATCAAAGAAGGTTCGGTTGTCTCTGTTATTGGTGTTGGTGAATTAATGTTCCAAACTGGTGTCGTTCAAGGCGCTAGTTTCAAACCATTTTTCCCATTAGTAATTGCATCGTTGATTTACTTCGTTTTGACATTTGGAATCAGTCGTTCATTGGGCTACGCCGAAAAACGTATGAATCGTAGTTCACGATAA
- a CDS encoding cytochrome O ubiquinol oxidase: MSFLIDFILHIDVHIGNLVQAFGLWTYLILFVVIFIETGSVIMPFLPGDSLLFAAGAIAATPAGLDAGLNHWVFMVVFFLAAVIGDSVNFWIGRTGGYKILHHRFFGRFIKEQHIKEAEIFFEKRGAAAIIIGRYMPIIRTFVPFVAGISQFSYKHFLRNSLIAAFSWSLIATGAGYMFGNIPFVKAHFSVIIMGIALVTLMPTIIGVVRSAMISKKQKKIISK; encoded by the coding sequence ATGTCATTTCTAATTGATTTTATTTTGCATATTGATGTCCACATTGGCAATCTTGTGCAAGCGTTCGGGTTATGGACGTATTTGATCTTGTTTGTGGTCATTTTCATCGAAACTGGTAGTGTAATTATGCCATTTTTGCCTGGAGATTCATTGCTGTTCGCTGCAGGAGCTATTGCTGCTACACCTGCTGGGCTAGATGCCGGACTTAATCATTGGGTTTTTATGGTTGTATTTTTCTTAGCAGCTGTTATTGGTGATTCAGTCAACTTTTGGATTGGTCGTACAGGTGGTTATAAAATTTTGCACCATCGTTTCTTTGGTCGTTTCATTAAAGAACAACATATTAAAGAAGCTGAAATTTTCTTTGAAAAACGTGGTGCTGCGGCAATAATCATTGGGCGCTATATGCCGATTATCCGTACATTTGTTCCGTTTGTGGCAGGCATCAGTCAATTTTCATACAAGCACTTTTTACGTAATAGTTTGATTGCTGCGTTCTCTTGGAGTTTAATTGCAACTGGTGCAGGTTATATGTTTGGTAATATTCCATTCGTTAAAGCACATTTTTCGGTAATTATTATGGGCATTGCGTTGGTTACATTAATGCCAACAATCATCGGTGTTGTTCGTTCAGCAATGATTTCAAAAAAACAGAAAAAAATAATATCGAAATAG
- a CDS encoding cell division protein FtsK, with the protein MATRKTTQRRRTTRGKNSKKKNPLVQNLCFLGGIVLGILGVFKLGILGVFIADIFRFFFGNMYLVILIPTTLFLGYYFITRKTPKIATHFWIGAFMMFIAVEIISSLLFFEYTLKNANGYVGEVARLIGQDLVNQSANTPVGGGIIGAALYHLLFMLMSSIGTWIVTIILLFSGIAIFFRIPARDIVQQGVEKAHEGVTHIQEKRANEKPIRQSIFKRDRHKKDITDYGDDPLGVNGDDSLSTDVIPKVEKDINTSSVQENFNEPEIKWNGPIVPQPTKKLSKKQIEKPSVSDGKISTDMLAKENPDYQLPTADLLTQLAPTDQTKEFKGLTEKSRLVHDTLQSFGVEAEVTSVSLGPTVTQYELKPGQGVKVNRIANLSDDLALALAAKSIRIEAPIPGKPYVGIEVPNDTQATVGFRDMIENAPFDDNPLNVPLGRDVTGNIIMADLSAMPHLLIAGSTGSGKSVGLNGIIVSILLRAKPNEVKLMMVDPKVVELSIYNGIPHLLTPVVSEPRKAAKSLQKVVDEMENRYKLLAQFGKRNIGEYNAAVEKQNAEAKETDQPVMQPMPYIVAIVDEFADLMSTVGNEIEVSIARLGAKARAAGIHMILATQRPDVKVINGTIKSNIPGRIAFRTASGIDSRTILDSNGAEKLLGKGDMIFAPPGKATQRVQGAFISNTDVTNIVEFVKSQQEVQYSDAMTVTDEEIAQDNSENSDGNSDDELFQEALQFVIEQQKASTSLLQRRFRIGYNRAARLIDDLESGGYIGPADGSRPRHVNISDGSSGIES; encoded by the coding sequence TTGGCGACAAGAAAGACTACACAAAGACGACGTACAACACGTGGTAAAAATAGTAAAAAAAAGAACCCTTTAGTTCAAAATCTATGTTTTTTGGGTGGTATTGTATTAGGTATATTAGGTGTATTTAAGCTTGGTATATTAGGTGTGTTTATCGCCGATATTTTCCGCTTTTTCTTTGGAAATATGTATCTTGTGATTTTAATACCTACAACACTATTTTTGGGATACTATTTCATTACTCGAAAGACACCTAAAATAGCAACTCATTTTTGGATTGGCGCTTTTATGATGTTCATTGCTGTTGAGATAATCTCATCATTGTTATTTTTTGAATACACGCTAAAAAATGCGAATGGATATGTTGGCGAAGTGGCACGGTTAATTGGTCAAGATCTTGTTAATCAATCAGCAAACACGCCAGTTGGCGGTGGAATAATTGGTGCAGCTTTGTATCATTTACTCTTTATGTTAATGTCTAGCATCGGTACGTGGATCGTAACAATAATCTTATTATTCAGTGGTATTGCAATCTTTTTCCGTATTCCAGCTCGTGACATTGTTCAGCAAGGTGTTGAAAAAGCTCATGAAGGGGTTACCCATATTCAGGAAAAACGCGCTAACGAAAAGCCAATTCGACAATCGATTTTTAAACGTGATAGACACAAAAAGGATATCACTGATTATGGAGATGATCCATTAGGTGTGAACGGAGATGATAGCTTATCAACGGATGTTATTCCTAAAGTAGAAAAAGACATCAATACATCTAGTGTTCAAGAGAATTTCAATGAACCTGAAATTAAATGGAATGGCCCTATAGTGCCTCAACCAACAAAAAAGTTATCCAAAAAACAGATTGAAAAGCCTTCTGTTAGTGATGGGAAAATTTCTACAGATATGTTGGCAAAAGAAAATCCAGATTATCAGTTACCAACAGCTGACCTATTGACACAATTAGCGCCGACAGACCAAACAAAAGAGTTTAAAGGTTTGACTGAAAAGTCACGTCTTGTTCATGATACACTGCAAAGTTTTGGGGTTGAGGCAGAAGTGACCAGTGTTTCATTAGGACCCACGGTAACACAATATGAATTGAAACCGGGGCAAGGGGTAAAGGTAAATCGAATTGCTAACTTATCGGATGATTTGGCATTGGCATTGGCTGCAAAATCAATACGAATTGAAGCACCGATTCCTGGTAAACCCTATGTCGGTATAGAAGTTCCCAATGATACTCAGGCAACTGTCGGGTTCCGGGATATGATTGAGAATGCGCCATTTGATGATAATCCGCTCAATGTGCCACTTGGTCGAGATGTAACAGGAAATATTATCATGGCAGACTTATCTGCTATGCCTCATTTGCTGATTGCTGGATCCACTGGATCTGGAAAATCAGTGGGGCTTAATGGCATTATCGTTTCTATTCTTTTGCGTGCAAAGCCTAATGAAGTTAAATTAATGATGGTTGATCCCAAAGTTGTTGAGTTGTCGATTTATAATGGTATCCCACACTTGCTAACACCAGTTGTTTCGGAACCACGCAAAGCAGCGAAGTCTTTACAAAAAGTTGTTGATGAAATGGAAAATCGTTACAAGCTTTTAGCTCAATTTGGAAAACGTAACATTGGTGAATATAATGCGGCGGTTGAAAAGCAGAACGCTGAAGCCAAGGAAACAGATCAGCCAGTTATGCAACCGATGCCATATATTGTCGCCATTGTAGATGAGTTTGCTGACTTAATGAGTACAGTAGGTAATGAAATTGAAGTTTCTATCGCGCGCCTTGGTGCTAAAGCTCGTGCAGCTGGTATTCACATGATTTTGGCCACACAACGACCAGACGTTAAAGTGATTAACGGTACTATAAAAAGTAATATTCCTGGTAGAATTGCTTTTAGAACAGCTTCTGGAATTGATTCACGCACTATCCTGGATAGTAATGGTGCTGAAAAACTGCTCGGAAAAGGGGATATGATTTTTGCACCGCCTGGTAAAGCGACGCAACGTGTTCAGGGTGCATTTATTAGTAACACTGATGTGACTAACATTGTTGAATTTGTTAAGTCGCAACAAGAGGTCCAGTACTCAGATGCAATGACTGTTACAGATGAAGAAATTGCTCAAGATAATTCGGAAAATAGTGATGGAAATAGCGATGATGAGTTGTTCCAAGAGGCTTTGCAATTTGTTATTGAACAACAGAAAGCTTCAACTTCATTGTTGCAACGCCGTTTCAGGATTGGTTATAATCGAGCCGCTCGATTAATTGATGATTTAGAATCAGGTGGCTATATTGGGCCAGCGGATGGATCACGGCCAAGGCACGTCAATATTTCAGATGGTAGCTCAGGAATAGAAAGTTAG
- a CDS encoding beta-propeller fold lactonase family protein, with protein MAVYKILFGTYTKRVSKGIYEAELDTEKKLLQNSTFVGGLTNPTYLAMSKASKIYAVENRDGQGGVVTFDNSVRPLAEIDAQLSEGSAPAYIGVDEDRQLVYAGYYHRGTVEVYQIKDDGNLSLTDTWQNEGSGPRPEQGSSHIHFSNLTPDNRLVAVDLGTDEVITFDVSDNGKLSEASRFNAEDGFGPRHIRFSPDGQYAYLLGELSSLLSVLKYNSDDGSFEHVQTAPTIPSDWTAHNGAAAIRISKDGRFIYVSNRGHNSVAVFKTTNLGSEIERIQLISTEGKFPRDMNWDESEQFLVVANQDTDNVSLYARDNESGELSLLQKDFTVPEGVRVLFE; from the coding sequence ATGGCAGTCTATAAAATTCTATTTGGTACGTACACAAAGCGTGTGTCAAAAGGCATATATGAAGCTGAGCTTGATACAGAGAAAAAATTATTACAAAACTCAACATTTGTTGGCGGTTTGACAAATCCAACTTATCTGGCAATGTCAAAAGCTAGTAAAATCTATGCGGTTGAGAACCGTGATGGTCAAGGTGGTGTTGTTACATTTGACAATTCTGTTCGCCCTCTTGCTGAAATTGATGCACAATTAAGTGAAGGATCTGCACCAGCATATATTGGTGTTGATGAAGATCGTCAACTCGTTTATGCAGGTTATTATCACCGTGGAACTGTTGAAGTTTACCAAATCAAGGATGATGGTAATTTGAGTTTAACTGACACTTGGCAAAATGAAGGCTCAGGTCCTCGTCCTGAACAAGGATCTTCACATATTCATTTTAGCAATTTAACTCCCGACAACCGTTTAGTTGCAGTTGATTTAGGTACGGATGAAGTGATTACCTTTGACGTATCAGATAATGGTAAATTATCTGAAGCTTCACGTTTCAATGCAGAGGATGGTTTTGGCCCTCGTCACATTCGCTTCTCACCAGATGGTCAGTATGCTTACCTTCTCGGTGAATTATCAAGTCTACTCAGTGTTTTGAAATACAATAGTGACGATGGTTCTTTTGAACACGTACAGACAGCACCAACTATACCATCAGATTGGACAGCACATAACGGGGCTGCTGCAATCCGAATTAGTAAAGATGGTCGCTTCATATATGTTTCAAATCGTGGTCATAACTCAGTAGCAGTCTTCAAAACCACTAATCTTGGATCTGAAATCGAACGGATTCAATTAATTAGTACCGAAGGTAAGTTCCCAAGAGACATGAATTGGGATGAATCAGAACAATTCTTAGTGGTTGCTAATCAAGATACCGACAACGTATCATTATACGCTCGTGACAACGAGTCCGGCGAATTATCACTGCTTCAAAAAGACTTCACAGTTCCAGAAGGTGTTCGCGTATTATTTGAATAA